The Sphingosinicella humi genome has a window encoding:
- a CDS encoding addiction module antidote protein, whose product MTFDIDLLARTPDLRDMETSGARLVMTLRLWVVMNKLGRCPLQAMAEKLGSRRAAAHLHLMLEEVGAAWPEPFCVSPPCCPRLSHDEALVLDMVRAAGREDRPGFDRLLSDLLPADAREPLFASAGLVAATMREARPPFPSA is encoded by the coding sequence ATGACCTTCGACATCGACCTGTTGGCACGAACCCCCGACCTGCGCGACATGGAGACTAGCGGCGCTCGGCTCGTCATGACCTTGCGGCTGTGGGTGGTGATGAACAAGCTTGGCCGCTGTCCGCTCCAGGCTATGGCCGAGAAGCTCGGATCGCGTCGCGCCGCCGCGCATCTCCATCTGATGCTTGAGGAAGTGGGCGCCGCCTGGCCCGAGCCATTCTGCGTCAGCCCGCCCTGCTGCCCGCGCCTCAGCCACGACGAAGCCCTGGTCCTCGACATGGTCCGCGCCGCCGGCCGCGAGGACCGGCCCGGCTTCGACCGGCTGCTCAGCGACCTGCTGCCGGCCGATGCGCGCGAGCCGCTCTTTGCGTCCGCCGGGCTGGTCGCGGCCACCATGCGCGAGGCGCGGCCGCCCTTCCCATCCGCCTGA
- the ung gene encoding uracil-DNA glycosylase, translating into MGSILAADVKLHESWRAPLAAEFQSPYMAALKRFLLEERANGKRIFPKGSEWFRALDLTPLDRVRVVILGQDPYHGPDQAHGLCFSVKPGVRPPPSLVNIFKELREDLGIAPPRHGFLESWARQGVLLLNSVLTVEMSRAASHQGKGWERFTDAVIRQISDRPEPVVFMLWGNYAQKKASFVDSVERGGRHLVLRAPHPSPLSAHNGFFGCRHFSKANIFLESRGLEAIDWTLPAEVAVQPL; encoded by the coding sequence ATGGGGTCGATTTTGGCCGCGGATGTAAAGCTGCATGAAAGCTGGCGGGCACCTCTCGCGGCGGAGTTCCAGAGCCCTTACATGGCGGCGCTGAAGCGCTTCCTGCTGGAGGAGCGGGCCAACGGCAAGCGCATCTTTCCCAAGGGCAGCGAGTGGTTCCGCGCACTCGACCTGACGCCGCTCGACAGAGTGCGGGTCGTGATCCTGGGCCAGGATCCCTATCACGGACCCGACCAGGCGCACGGCCTCTGCTTCAGCGTCAAGCCCGGCGTCCGTCCGCCACCGAGCCTGGTGAACATCTTCAAGGAACTGCGCGAGGATCTCGGCATCGCCCCGCCCCGCCACGGCTTCCTCGAATCCTGGGCCCGGCAGGGCGTGCTCCTCCTCAACAGCGTGCTGACCGTCGAGATGAGCCGCGCCGCGTCGCATCAGGGCAAGGGCTGGGAGCGCTTCACCGACGCCGTTATCCGGCAGATCAGCGACCGCCCGGAACCGGTCGTCTTCATGCTGTGGGGAAACTATGCGCAGAAAAAGGCCAGCTTCGTCGACAGCGTCGAGCGCGGCGGCCGCCACCTGGTGCTGAGGGCGCCCCACCCTTCGCCGCTTTCGGCCCATAACGGCTTCTTCGGCTGCCGGCACTTCTCGAAGGCCAACATCTTCCTCGAGAGCCGGGGTCTGGAGGCCATAGATTGGACGCTGCCGGCCGAGGTGGCGGTTCAGCCGCTCTGA
- the queA gene encoding tRNA preQ1(34) S-adenosylmethionine ribosyltransferase-isomerase QueA, translating into MRVDLFDFELPPERIALRPASPRDSARMLVVRPDGLGDRVVTDLPGQLRAGDMLVFNDTRVIPAQLEGRRGEARIGATLHKREGPREWRAFIRNAKRVREGDRIDFGEGVSAIAGDRASDGSMALVFEGEEPVELLLERAGRMPLPPYIAGKREADERDASDYQTMFAKEKGAVAAPTAALHFTPALMESLGAAGILHETLTLHVGAGTFLPVKAEDTDSHVMHSEWGRIEAATAERLNAARAEGGRIIPVGTTSLRLLESAADETGRLHPFEGDTAIFITPGYRFRVTDGLITNFHLPRSTLFMLVSALMGRERMQAAYAHAIGTGYRFYSYGDASLLLPRG; encoded by the coding sequence ATGCGCGTCGACCTGTTCGATTTCGAGCTCCCGCCCGAGCGGATTGCGCTGAGGCCCGCCAGCCCGCGCGATAGCGCGCGGATGCTGGTCGTGCGGCCGGACGGGCTTGGGGATCGTGTCGTCACCGACCTGCCGGGCCAGCTCCGCGCCGGCGACATGCTCGTCTTCAACGACACGCGCGTCATTCCGGCGCAGCTCGAAGGCCGCCGAGGCGAAGCCAGGATCGGCGCCACGCTCCACAAGCGCGAGGGGCCGCGCGAATGGCGCGCCTTCATCCGTAACGCCAAGAGGGTGCGCGAGGGCGACCGGATCGATTTCGGCGAGGGCGTCTCGGCCATCGCCGGCGATCGTGCCTCGGACGGCAGCATGGCGCTCGTCTTCGAAGGAGAGGAGCCGGTGGAGCTGCTGCTGGAGCGGGCCGGACGGATGCCGCTTCCGCCCTATATCGCCGGCAAGCGCGAGGCCGACGAGCGCGACGCCAGCGATTACCAGACCATGTTCGCCAAGGAGAAGGGCGCCGTCGCCGCGCCCACTGCCGCGCTGCATTTCACGCCGGCGCTGATGGAGTCGCTCGGGGCCGCCGGCATTCTCCACGAAACGCTCACCCTCCACGTCGGCGCCGGCACGTTCCTCCCCGTCAAGGCGGAGGACACCGACAGCCATGTGATGCACAGCGAGTGGGGCCGCATCGAGGCCGCCACCGCCGAGCGGTTGAACGCGGCGCGGGCGGAAGGGGGCCGCATCATTCCGGTGGGCACGACCTCGCTCCGACTGCTCGAAAGCGCCGCCGACGAAACGGGGCGATTGCACCCCTTCGAAGGCGACACGGCCATCTTCATCACCCCCGGCTACCGCTTCCGCGTGACCGATGGGCTCATCACCAACTTCCACCTGCCGCGCTCGACGTTGTTCATGCTGGTCTCAGCGCTGATGGGCCGCGAGCGGATGCAGGCGGCGTATGCGCACGCGATCGGGACAGGCTATCGCTTCTATTCCTATGGCGACGCCAGCCTGTTGCTGCCGCGTGGATAG
- a CDS encoding peptidylprolyl isomerase, with translation MKLKSLLAALAALFFAGFAAAQEPATPAPSPAVTPELTPENTWHLDLSTGGRVSIQLRPDFAPNHVERIKTLTRQGFYDGIIFHRVIEGFMAQTGDPTGTGQGGSELPDLAPEFNALPHVRGTVAAARAQDPNSANSQFYIMLAPRLSLDGDYTVFGRVVGGMQYVDSIARGEPPLEPSRIVRASIGSDNVAPMTAAELQAAAAQQAAAAAAARPAPEPFVQSLTDAPITETPPAEAVADESEAEPAAESTPDAETAEEPETADTPQA, from the coding sequence ATGAAGCTGAAGTCGTTGTTGGCCGCCTTGGCGGCATTGTTTTTCGCCGGTTTCGCAGCGGCGCAGGAGCCGGCCACGCCCGCGCCATCGCCGGCTGTGACGCCCGAGCTGACGCCGGAGAACACCTGGCATCTCGATTTGTCGACCGGTGGCCGCGTGAGCATTCAGCTCCGCCCCGACTTCGCCCCCAACCATGTCGAACGGATCAAGACGCTCACCCGCCAGGGCTTCTACGACGGCATCATCTTCCACCGCGTCATCGAAGGCTTCATGGCCCAGACCGGCGACCCCACCGGCACCGGCCAGGGGGGCTCCGAACTTCCCGACCTCGCGCCCGAGTTCAACGCCCTGCCGCACGTCCGGGGCACCGTCGCGGCGGCGCGCGCGCAGGACCCGAACTCGGCCAACAGCCAGTTCTACATCATGCTCGCGCCTCGCCTGTCGCTCGACGGCGACTATACGGTGTTCGGCCGCGTCGTGGGCGGCATGCAATATGTCGACTCGATCGCGCGGGGCGAGCCGCCGCTCGAGCCCTCGCGCATCGTCCGCGCTTCGATCGGGTCGGACAATGTGGCGCCGATGACAGCCGCCGAACTCCAGGCCGCCGCCGCCCAGCAGGCAGCCGCCGCCGCCGCGGCCCGGCCGGCGCCCGAGCCTTTCGTCCAATCGCTGACCGACGCGCCTATAACGGAGACGCCGCCGGCCGAAGCCGTAGCGGACGAATCCGAGGCGGAGCCGGCCGCCGAAAGCACGCCGGACGCCGAAACCGCCGAAGAGCCGGAGACAGCCGACACGCCTCAGGCGTAG
- the coaD gene encoding pantetheine-phosphate adenylyltransferase — protein sequence MTRTGVYPGTFDPITLGHMDIIRRGAHLVDRLVIGVTTNPSKSPMFSLEERMEMVRREVEQLGRNISVVSFDSLLMDFAEREGASMIIRGLRAVADFEYEYQMAGMNQQLNDRIETVFLMADVSLQPIASRLVKEIALYGGEIHKFVSPAVADEVRARVERIGRKGS from the coding sequence ATGACACGTACCGGCGTCTATCCGGGCACCTTCGATCCGATCACGCTCGGCCACATGGATATCATCCGGCGCGGCGCGCACCTCGTCGACCGGCTGGTCATCGGCGTCACCACCAATCCGTCCAAGTCGCCGATGTTCAGCCTCGAGGAGCGGATGGAGATGGTCCGGAGGGAAGTCGAGCAGCTCGGCCGCAACATCAGCGTCGTCTCCTTCGACTCCCTGCTGATGGATTTCGCCGAAAGGGAAGGGGCGTCGATGATCATCCGCGGCCTGCGCGCCGTGGCTGACTTCGAATATGAATATCAGATGGCAGGAATGAACCAGCAATTGAACGATCGGATCGAGACGGTCTTCCTGATGGCCGACGTCTCGTTGCAGCCGATTGCTTCCAGGCTGGTGAAGGAGATCGCGCTCTATGGCGGCGAGATCCACAAGTTCGTCTCGCCCGCCGTCGCCGATGAAGTGCGAGCCAGGGTGGAGCGGATCGGCCGCAAGGGCTCATGA
- a CDS encoding polyprenyl synthetase family protein, translating into MSDALVGEALDTLSPALAETGAEIDRLLNELLAVPADSRDRLYEAMRHAAIGGGKRLRPLLVLATCDLFHVDRRRALRVGLAVECVHVYSLIHDDMPCMDDDDLRRGRPTVHKAWDEATAILAGDSLHALAFEVLADEATHEDPFVRAELVAELARAAGPSGMAGGQMMDLRAEEMALDLAAVTRLQQLKTGALIGFCLEAGAIMGRVPPEGRTPLRGYARDVGLAFQIADDLLDAEGEESKTGKRVGKDRTAGKETFVSLLGSERARQQAEALVEQAAVHLQAFGAEADLLRAIARFAVERDH; encoded by the coding sequence GTGAGTGACGCGCTTGTGGGAGAGGCGCTCGACACGCTGAGCCCCGCCCTCGCCGAAACCGGCGCCGAGATCGACCGGCTGCTGAACGAGCTCCTCGCCGTGCCGGCGGACTCGCGGGACCGTCTCTATGAGGCAATGCGTCATGCCGCGATCGGCGGTGGCAAGCGACTGAGGCCGCTGCTCGTCCTCGCCACTTGCGATCTTTTCCACGTCGACCGGCGCCGCGCGCTTCGCGTCGGCCTCGCCGTCGAATGCGTCCATGTTTATTCGCTCATCCACGACGACATGCCCTGCATGGATGACGACGACCTCCGCCGCGGCCGGCCCACCGTGCACAAGGCCTGGGACGAGGCCACGGCCATTCTCGCCGGCGACTCGCTTCACGCCCTGGCCTTCGAAGTGCTGGCGGACGAGGCGACCCATGAGGATCCTTTCGTGCGGGCCGAGCTCGTCGCCGAGCTGGCGCGGGCGGCGGGTCCATCCGGGATGGCGGGCGGCCAGATGATGGACCTGAGGGCGGAGGAGATGGCGCTCGACCTTGCCGCCGTCACGCGGCTCCAGCAGCTCAAGACGGGGGCTCTCATCGGCTTCTGCCTGGAGGCGGGCGCGATCATGGGCCGGGTGCCGCCGGAGGGGCGGACGCCGCTGCGGGGCTATGCCCGCGACGTCGGCCTCGCCTTCCAGATCGCCGACGACCTGCTCGACGCCGAGGGCGAGGAATCCAAGACCGGCAAGCGCGTCGGCAAGGATCGGACCGCCGGCAAGGAGACCTTCGTTTCGCTGCTCGGGTCGGAGCGGGCGCGCCAGCAGGCCGAGGCGCTCGTCGAGCAGGCGGCGGTGCACCTCCAGGCGTTCGGCGCGGAGGCCGATCTCTTGCGCGCGATCGCCCGCTTTGCCGTCGAGCGCGATCATTGA
- a CDS encoding exodeoxyribonuclease VII small subunit, with product MSEQSEAIAQMSFEAALKRLEEIVRKLESGEAPLDESIELYEEGERLKQQCEARLKAAQARIEKIQIGRDGQPAGTVPFDGE from the coding sequence ATGTCGGAACAGAGCGAAGCCATTGCCCAAATGTCGTTCGAGGCCGCGCTGAAGCGGCTCGAGGAGATCGTCCGCAAGCTGGAAAGCGGCGAGGCGCCGCTCGATGAATCGATCGAGCTTTACGAAGAGGGCGAGCGGCTGAAGCAGCAGTGCGAGGCCCGCTTGAAGGCCGCGCAGGCACGGATCGAGAAAATCCAGATTGGTCGCGATGGACAACCCGCCGGCACCGTGCCGTTCGACGGTGAGTGA
- a CDS encoding long-chain-fatty-acid--CoA ligase, with protein sequence MTEPVDIWRRAYKHPTDWDQAFPPLTLPAMFEATARRVPNAWAIDFMGRKYSYAEVASGVDRVACGLAGLGIGQGDRVGLYLPNVPHYIAAYYGAMKVGATVVNFSPLYTVPELAAQIDDSGTRLLFTLSAKALLPNALEVMELTRLERLIVGSVAGALPPAKSFLYRLLKRSEIAERPTSARVTAFSQLIANDGRCDMPTIDPHHVALIQYTGGTTGTPKGAMLTHQNLSANARQVSVIDPKPEVEDRIMGVLPLFHVFANTCVLNRTISHGGEMVLLPRFDAGQTLAAIERTRPSSFPGVPTMYLALLDHPKIASTDISSLRVCISGGAPLPLEVKQRFEAKTGARLVEGYGLTESSGVISTNPYEGLNKPGTIGQPIPGTRVVLVDKEDPSRPAPEGEPGEIVVSGPQIMKGYWRRPEADREVFVDAGLRTGDVGLIDEDGYIRIVDRLKDMIAVGGFKVFPSQVEAILYQHEAVKEAIVIGIPDAYAGERPKAFVTLQDGADATGEEIMEWLNQSLGKHERVVAVEVRLNLPKTMIGKLSRKELQAEERAKAGA encoded by the coding sequence ATGACTGAGCCGGTCGACATCTGGCGCCGAGCCTATAAGCACCCGACGGATTGGGATCAGGCCTTTCCGCCACTCACCCTCCCAGCGATGTTCGAGGCGACCGCCCGGCGCGTCCCAAACGCCTGGGCGATCGACTTCATGGGCCGCAAATACAGCTATGCCGAGGTGGCAAGCGGCGTCGATCGCGTCGCCTGCGGCCTGGCGGGGCTCGGCATCGGGCAGGGGGACCGTGTCGGCCTCTACCTCCCCAACGTCCCGCATTATATCGCCGCCTATTATGGCGCGATGAAAGTCGGCGCGACGGTGGTCAATTTCTCGCCGCTCTACACCGTGCCGGAGCTTGCCGCCCAGATCGACGATTCCGGGACGCGCCTTCTCTTCACGCTGTCGGCGAAGGCGCTGCTTCCCAATGCGCTCGAGGTGATGGAATTGACTCGGCTGGAGCGGCTGATCGTCGGCTCGGTCGCCGGCGCGCTGCCGCCCGCCAAATCCTTCCTCTACCGGCTGCTCAAGCGAAGCGAGATCGCCGAGCGGCCGACGAGCGCGCGCGTCACCGCCTTTTCGCAGCTCATCGCCAATGACGGTCGCTGCGACATGCCGACGATCGATCCGCACCACGTCGCGCTCATCCAGTATACGGGCGGAACCACAGGCACGCCCAAGGGGGCGATGCTCACCCATCAGAATCTGAGCGCCAATGCCCGGCAGGTATCGGTCATCGATCCCAAGCCGGAGGTCGAGGATCGGATCATGGGCGTGCTCCCGCTCTTTCACGTCTTCGCCAATACCTGCGTTCTCAATCGCACCATCAGCCACGGCGGCGAGATGGTCCTGCTGCCGCGCTTCGACGCCGGTCAGACCTTGGCAGCGATCGAGCGGACGCGGCCCAGCTCCTTTCCCGGCGTTCCGACCATGTATCTGGCCCTCCTCGACCACCCGAAGATCGCGTCGACGGACATCTCCTCGCTGCGCGTCTGCATTTCCGGCGGCGCGCCGCTGCCGTTGGAAGTGAAGCAGCGCTTCGAGGCCAAGACGGGTGCGCGACTGGTGGAGGGCTATGGTCTCACCGAAAGCTCGGGCGTCATCTCGACCAACCCTTATGAGGGCCTCAACAAGCCGGGCACGATCGGACAGCCGATCCCGGGCACCCGCGTCGTCCTCGTCGACAAGGAGGATCCAAGCCGGCCGGCCCCGGAGGGGGAGCCGGGCGAGATCGTCGTCTCGGGCCCACAGATCATGAAAGGCTATTGGCGACGCCCAGAGGCCGACAGGGAGGTGTTCGTCGATGCCGGGCTCCGCACGGGCGACGTCGGGCTCATCGACGAGGACGGCTACATCCGCATCGTCGATCGCCTGAAGGACATGATCGCCGTGGGCGGCTTCAAGGTGTTCCCAAGCCAGGTCGAGGCGATCCTCTATCAGCATGAAGCGGTGAAGGAGGCGATCGTCATCGGCATCCCCGATGCCTATGCCGGCGAGCGCCCCAAGGCGTTCGTCACGCTCCAGGACGGGGCCGACGCGACCGGCGAAGAGATCATGGAATGGCTCAACCAATCGCTCGGCAAGCATGAGCGCGTGGTCGCCGTCGAGGTCCGCCTCAATCTTCCCAAGACGATGATCGGCAAGCTCAGCCGCAAGGAACTGCAGGCGGAGGAAAGGGCGAAGGCCGGCGCTTGA
- a CDS encoding MBL fold metallo-hydrolase codes for MVRTSPVLVTGAETSAATPDISQAGSGEAYSHKGLTYPFGRRAPETGELITVAEGVAWARLPVPGSLKHINIWLLEDEGGVAVVDTGLDIAPCREAWEALLAGPLTGRTISRVICTHFHPDHIGLAGWLTERFSAPLWMTGEEWLFARMLTADVRDAPPPEAFAYWRAAGWDDAHIEAEAGKGWGRFASVVSPVPVSFVRMRDGDTLPIGDREWRVVVGNGHCPEHACLVDEAGGLMIAGDQVLPKITSNVSLSLSEPQGDPLGDWLASIAKLKGLPAELLVLPSHGEPFTGLHARLDALDRGHRERLDALHAHLSEPRRAVDCFSILFGRKIDDNVIGLATGEALAHLRRLEVEGRAVREVRDGVHWYRAA; via the coding sequence ATGGTCCGAACGAGTCCGGTGCTCGTGACGGGCGCGGAAACATCGGCGGCAACGCCTGACATCTCACAGGCCGGCTCGGGCGAGGCATATAGCCATAAGGGGCTCACCTATCCGTTCGGGCGCAGGGCGCCTGAAACGGGTGAGTTGATCACGGTCGCGGAGGGCGTCGCTTGGGCGCGGCTGCCGGTGCCGGGCTCGCTCAAGCATATCAACATCTGGCTTCTGGAAGACGAGGGCGGCGTCGCCGTCGTCGATACGGGCCTCGATATCGCGCCCTGCCGTGAAGCCTGGGAAGCGTTGCTGGCGGGGCCGCTCACTGGCCGGACAATCAGCCGCGTCATCTGCACGCATTTCCATCCCGACCATATCGGGCTCGCCGGCTGGCTGACCGAGCGCTTCTCGGCACCGCTGTGGATGACGGGCGAGGAATGGCTGTTCGCGCGCATGCTGACGGCGGATGTGCGCGATGCGCCGCCGCCCGAAGCCTTCGCTTATTGGCGCGCGGCCGGCTGGGACGACGCGCATATCGAGGCTGAGGCGGGGAAAGGTTGGGGGCGCTTCGCATCGGTCGTGAGCCCCGTGCCGGTGAGCTTCGTCCGCATGCGCGACGGCGACACCCTGCCCATAGGCGATCGCGAGTGGCGGGTCGTCGTCGGCAACGGCCACTGCCCGGAACATGCCTGCCTGGTCGATGAGGCCGGTGGATTGATGATCGCCGGCGACCAGGTGCTGCCGAAAATCACCTCGAACGTATCCCTCAGTCTCAGCGAACCCCAGGGCGATCCCCTGGGCGATTGGCTCGCCTCGATCGCCAAGCTGAAGGGGCTGCCGGCCGAACTGCTCGTCCTTCCGTCGCACGGAGAGCCGTTCACCGGCCTTCACGCGCGGCTCGATGCGCTCGATCGTGGGCATCGGGAGCGGCTCGACGCGCTCCATGCCCATCTATCGGAGCCGCGGCGGGCCGTTGACTGCTTCTCAATCCTGTTCGGCCGCAAGATCGACGACAATGTGATCGGTCTCGCAACCGGTGAAGCCCTGGCTCATCTCCGCAGGCTGGAGGTGGAGGGAAGGGCGGTTCGCGAGGTGCGCGATGGCGTGCACTGGTACCGCGCAGCCTGA
- a CDS encoding DUF1013 domain-containing protein — protein sequence MAQPLMPHATASWLVDNTALSFEQIAAFCGLHILEVQAIADDTAATKLTGRDPLRAGELTQEEIERGQADPEYRLKMQKEPDKVVRTKGPRYTPVSKRQDKPDGIAWIIRNHPEISDGQISKLIGTTRTTIAAIRDRTHWNIANIQPKDPVTLGLTSQRELDAVVAKAAKAAGIEASPQDTRLAGDREALIEELRAEREAHAREAEAAHAAELAAQQEGEETESTTDQGFVDPFKQ from the coding sequence ATGGCCCAGCCGCTCATGCCTCACGCGACCGCTTCCTGGCTGGTCGACAACACCGCGCTCAGCTTCGAGCAGATCGCTGCCTTCTGTGGCCTCCATATACTGGAAGTGCAGGCGATCGCCGACGATACCGCCGCCACCAAGCTGACCGGCCGCGATCCGCTTCGCGCCGGCGAGCTGACGCAGGAGGAGATCGAGCGCGGACAGGCCGATCCGGAGTATCGCCTGAAGATGCAGAAGGAGCCGGACAAGGTCGTCCGCACCAAGGGTCCGCGCTACACGCCGGTCTCCAAGCGCCAGGACAAGCCGGACGGCATCGCCTGGATCATCCGCAACCATCCGGAGATTTCGGATGGCCAGATTTCGAAGCTCATCGGCACGACGCGGACCACCATCGCCGCGATCCGCGACCGTACCCATTGGAACATCGCCAACATCCAGCCCAAGGACCCGGTGACGCTCGGCCTCACGTCGCAGCGCGAGCTGGACGCGGTCGTCGCCAAGGCCGCCAAGGCTGCGGGGATCGAGGCCTCGCCCCAGGACACCCGTCTCGCCGGCGATCGCGAAGCGCTGATCGAGGAGCTGCGCGCCGAGCGCGAGGCCCACGCCCGCGAGGCCGAGGCCGCGCATGCTGCGGAACTCGCGGCGCAGCAGGAGGGCGAAGAGACGGAATCCACGACCGATCAGGGCTTTGTGGACCCCTTCAAGCAATAA
- a CDS encoding glutathione S-transferase family protein, producing MTEKLVLHEYSASGNCYKVRLTAALLGLALERREYDILKGETRTPTFLAEVNPNGRIPVLQIGHRFIPESNAACFYLADGSNLIPEARFDRADMLRWMFFEQYNHEPNIATMRFWLAYVGEERLTEAQRAQMPSKRAAGEAALKLMDEHLADRRFFVGDSLSLADIALYAYTHVAEEGGFALSDFANVREWMERVAQLPGHVAMES from the coding sequence ATGACGGAAAAGCTGGTCCTTCACGAATATTCGGCGTCGGGTAATTGCTACAAGGTACGGCTGACGGCGGCGCTCCTTGGGCTGGCGCTGGAGCGGCGCGAATATGACATTCTGAAGGGCGAGACGCGGACACCGACCTTTCTGGCCGAGGTCAATCCGAACGGCCGCATTCCGGTACTCCAGATCGGCCACCGCTTTATTCCGGAGAGCAACGCCGCCTGCTTCTACCTGGCGGACGGATCGAACCTCATTCCCGAGGCCCGTTTCGATCGGGCGGACATGCTCCGATGGATGTTCTTCGAACAGTATAATCACGAGCCGAACATCGCGACGATGCGCTTCTGGCTCGCCTATGTCGGCGAGGAACGACTGACCGAGGCGCAGCGGGCCCAGATGCCGAGCAAGCGCGCGGCGGGGGAGGCGGCGCTGAAGCTGATGGACGAGCATCTGGCGGATCGCCGTTTTTTCGTCGGCGACAGCCTCAGCCTCGCCGACATCGCGCTCTACGCCTATACGCATGTGGCGGAGGAGGGCGGCTTTGCCCTGTCCGACTTCGCGAATGTGCGGGAGTGGATGGAGCGCGTGGCGCAGCTGCCTGGCCATGTCGCGATGGAGAGCTGA
- a CDS encoding NAD-dependent deacylase has protein sequence MRDIRNIVILTGAGVSAESGVATFRGPDGLWEGHRVEDVATPEAFVRDPALVQSFYDARRAKLGTVGPNGAHRALARLDSEWPGELLIVTQNVDDLHERAGARRVLHMHGELKSAWCLACDGRIPWEQTLADGPTCSACGERGLLRPDIVWFGEIPYRMDEIDAALQRADLFVSIGTSGAVYPAAGFVQTARYLGARTLEMNLEPSQGSVFFDESRIGRAGELVPAWVDEMLGGTKVR, from the coding sequence GTGCGTGACATCCGGAACATCGTCATCCTGACCGGCGCGGGCGTTTCCGCGGAGAGCGGCGTCGCCACGTTCCGCGGGCCGGACGGGCTGTGGGAGGGGCATCGAGTGGAGGACGTGGCGACGCCCGAGGCGTTCGTTCGCGATCCGGCTCTGGTTCAGAGTTTCTACGACGCGCGGCGGGCGAAGCTGGGGACAGTGGGGCCGAACGGGGCGCACCGGGCGCTGGCGCGGCTGGATTCGGAATGGCCGGGCGAGCTCCTGATCGTGACGCAGAATGTCGACGACCTGCACGAGCGGGCGGGGGCGAGGCGGGTGCTGCACATGCATGGCGAGCTCAAATCCGCCTGGTGCCTGGCCTGTGACGGACGCATTCCCTGGGAGCAGACGCTCGCCGACGGGCCGACCTGTTCGGCCTGCGGGGAGAGGGGGCTGCTGAGGCCCGACATCGTCTGGTTCGGCGAAATTCCCTATCGGATGGACGAGATCGACGCGGCCTTGCAGCGGGCGGACCTGTTCGTTTCTATCGGGACGTCGGGCGCCGTCTATCCGGCCGCCGGTTTCGTCCAGACCGCGCGTTATCTTGGCGCCCGCACCCTGGAGATGAACCTGGAGCCGAGCCAGGGCAGCGTGTTTTTCGACGAGAGTCGCATTGGACGGGCGGGCGAGCTGGTGCCGGCCTGGGTCGATGAGATGCTGGGCGGGACCAAGGTCAGATGA